A window of Solanum stenotomum isolate F172 chromosome 9, ASM1918654v1, whole genome shotgun sequence genomic DNA:
AGACATGGTGACGTTGGTAAGTTCTTGTTGTCGCCCCTTCCCAATAGCACCTGTAGAAAAGCAAAAGTCATCCATAAATAGATAGATGATAATACATTGATGAGAGGATAAGTATATATACAAAGTGAGATAAGTGAGTAGGATAAGTATATTTATGCAATTAAAAACTCAACATATATTAAAAAGCTTACTTGTTTCAACTTCTTGGATGTATTGCTTAACTAGATCACtagattgaaaaaataaactCTTAGTTGGATCTTTTCCTTTTGATGTCAAAGATTTAAGCCCTCGACCTCGTCCTTTTCCAATTGCCCCAGGAGCAACAAAAGAGTATCTGATAGTACTCTTCATAATTGATCCGTCCACATTTTCAGTTTTCATATTGAACCTGTAAAAAAGTCAAAGGtagaaaaataataaggaaACTTTCTATCAGTGAActgaagaacaaaagaaaagtaGTCTTTCAATAGTTACTAGTGAACTAAAGGAATAGAATCAAAGTAATCAAGAATAGGAGTTTTAAACAGTATGAATTATCAATAATCAAAAAGATAAATCAATCTCGCGATCCCCACTGCCAAATAAGAATCATGTGCGACAATATAATGTAATATAAAAGAAATCGTGTCTATCAGTTCACAAAAGATACATTACCTCATCagttcttttttgtttcttttgtgaAGGACTTTCTAAGTCAActacaacatcatcatcatccattTGTTTCCCCATCTCATAGGAATCACGAGGTTGAGTCTTCCTTACTACATGTCAACCTTTGTTGGAATTATCATTAGCATAAAACACTTGAGATGCTTGGTTAGCTAAAACAAAAAGGctcatttgttttcaaaaatctacTCGGATTCACACTCACGAAGTCATACTCATCTCTTTTAACTCCTTTTACTTTGTCATACACATCAAACCAGTTACACCAAACAAAATCACTCTTTTATCCGAGATAAATTTCAATTCAATCACATCTGTTAAAATTCCATAGTAATCAACATTCTCACTATCTTTATCACTCTCGCCAACTACAACAACACCACAATTTTGAGTCCTTAACATTTGATCATGATCTTCTACATGAAATCTATATCCATTAACAATGTAGCCATTAGAATGTGTTGAATATTTGGTAGGACCACGTGAAAGTGAGAGAAGATCTTCCATGAACTGACTATTATCTGCTTTATGCAATTGTGCAACCTAAAAGTAAGATAACATTTAGTAATTTAGAATGATTAGTAAAAAGTCAAAATGTTGAatctattatttatgtatttctcACCCTATCTTTAAACCATTCAATAAATTCTCGATCCCATTCTGCATCTGACAAGTGTTGAGCAGTATCTATATGATTTTGTGCAAACTCTCTACAAAATTGAGGTTAACCATAAATTTCATATAGAAACTATATCACCTTaaaggaaataagaaaaaaaatactatataaaaGAACTCTCCATACTCAAGATATGGTATGATTTCATCACAATTCTTCAGAATGTATATATGTGCTTGTTCCAATTCTTTAGCTTCAAGCTCAAAAGGATTTTTAGCTCCCAAAATTTTTCCAGATTGACAAAATATGGATAAACCCccatttactttttttaaaccCTCATCATCATTTCTTTCTGGCCTATTGAATTTTGTGTCAATTCTATGCAGATACCTTGAACATAAGGTCATACATTCATTTGCAATGTAGCCCTCTGCAATACAACCTTCTGGACATGTCCTATTACCAATGagagatttcaaaaaatataaccaTCACTCAATAGGATACATCCACCGATAATGAATAGGTCCACCAATCTGCGCTTCACCAGCTAAATGAACAGGCAAGTGCACCATGACATCAAAAAAAGGAGGGAAGACCTTTTCTAACTTGCAAAGTATTATGGGAATTTGTGCTTCAATATATGTCAAGTCATCAATCATCAACTCCTTTGATCCAagtacacaaaaaaaattgataactctataagaggttcacacacttcTTTGGACAACATACCACGAAGAGCAAGAGGGAGAATATGTTGCAAAAgaacatgacaatcatgactttttaATCTAGATATCTTGTGATCTTTCAAGTTTACACATTGAGAAATATTAGATGAAAATCCATCAGGGAGCtttaaattcttcaagaaaagaCATAACTTGTGCTTATCTTCAGGCGACAATGTGTAGCATGCAGTTGGAACTTCAACTTTCTCCCCTCTTTGGATAGGGTGCAATTCTGGCAGAATGTTCATTTCCTTCAAGTCTAACCGAGTGTTAATTGTGTCTTTTGTCTTTCCTTTGACATTCATGATTATCCCCATGATattatcacatatatttttctcaatatgcATGACATCCAAATTATGTCGCAACAAGAGAGATTTCCAATATGGAAGTTCAAAAAAGATACTTTTCTTGTTCCaattatcatttctttt
This region includes:
- the LOC125877616 gene encoding uncharacterized protein LOC125877616, producing the protein MRHPVDSMAWKSFDDLHPSFAIETHNVRLGLASDGFQPFRNSKISHSIWPVVLIPYNLPPWLCMKQENFILSMLIPGPNGPRYAIDTYLLPLIEELKELWEVGIETFDASTKQNFKLHASLLWTINDFLAYGNLSGWSTKGKLACRSCNKDTSSIRLANCRKQCFMGHRRYLPKDHRWRNDKKSFDNTIEKRRPPKTCSGIELLNQVQDLEGQPLKKDPKKKRKISHEKRNDNWNKKSIFFELPYWKSLLLRHNLDVMHIEKNICDNIMGIIMNVKGKTKDTINTRLDLKEMNILPELHPIQRGEKVEVPTACYTLSPEDKHKLCLFLKNLKLPDGFSSNISQCELMIDDLTYIEAQIPIILCKLEKVFPPFFDVMVHLPVHLAGEAQIGGPIHYRWMTCPEGCIAEGYIANECMTLCSREFAQNHIDTAQHLSDAEWDREFIEWFKDRVAQLHKADNSQFMEDLLSLSRGPTKYSTHSNGYIVNGYRFHVEDHDQMLRTQNCGVVVVGESDKDSENVDYYGILTDVIELKFISDKRVILFGVTGLMCMTK